From Sphingomonas nostoxanthinifaciens, a single genomic window includes:
- the mutL gene encoding DNA mismatch repair endonuclease MutL codes for MSIRRLPEHLVNRIAAGEVVERPASALKELVENAIDAGAERILVRLKDGGIGGIEVIDDGCGMSPADMALALERHATSKLPEAWWAEGAIERVATLGFRGEALPSIASVATLTIESRVRGQEGWRRTVDNGQIAGEGPAALPPGTRVKVEGLFARVPARAKFLRSARAEYAACVDIVRRLAMARPEIGFTLEHDGRRSIAVQPGETRPERVAALIDRELAGNSVAVDHMREGIRLGGVAGLPTFHRGVADHQYLFVNGRPVKDRLLIGSVRAAYQDLLARDRHPVLALFLDVPGEEVDVNVHPAKTEVRFREAGLVRGLIVGGLRAALDAAGHRSAQRTSVASLGAWQIEPLAPAWAPTRPPVQGAVWDHAPAFAAQPVGRAEVAEVSVPSPAEHPLGVARGQVAATYIVAEAADGLILVDQHAAHERLVLERMRRGMAEGGVRAQALLLPEVVEMDEAACDRLEARGPELSEMGLDLERFGAKAMLVRAVPALLGTGDVQQLVIDLADELAAYDEALSLRERLDGIAATMACHGSVRAGRLLSVAEMNALLREMEITPHSGQCNHGRPTWIKLGHGDIEKLFGRR; via the coding sequence ATGTCAATACGCCGCCTCCCCGAGCATCTGGTCAACCGGATCGCCGCCGGTGAAGTGGTCGAACGACCGGCCAGTGCGCTGAAAGAGCTCGTCGAGAATGCGATCGACGCGGGCGCCGAACGCATCCTCGTCCGCCTGAAAGACGGCGGAATCGGCGGGATCGAGGTGATCGACGACGGCTGCGGCATGAGCCCCGCCGACATGGCGCTGGCGCTGGAGCGACATGCCACCTCCAAGCTGCCCGAAGCCTGGTGGGCAGAGGGGGCGATCGAGCGCGTCGCGACGTTGGGTTTCCGGGGCGAGGCGCTGCCCTCGATCGCCAGCGTCGCCACGCTCACGATCGAAAGCCGCGTGCGCGGGCAGGAGGGATGGCGCCGCACCGTCGATAATGGCCAGATTGCGGGCGAGGGGCCGGCCGCATTGCCGCCCGGCACGCGGGTAAAGGTGGAGGGGCTGTTCGCGCGCGTGCCGGCGCGCGCCAAATTCCTGCGTTCCGCCCGCGCCGAATATGCCGCCTGCGTCGACATTGTGCGCCGGCTGGCGATGGCGCGGCCGGAGATCGGCTTCACGCTGGAGCATGACGGCCGCCGCAGCATCGCCGTCCAACCTGGCGAGACCCGGCCCGAGCGCGTGGCAGCGCTGATCGACCGGGAACTGGCCGGCAATTCGGTGGCGGTCGATCATATGCGCGAGGGCATCCGCCTCGGCGGCGTCGCCGGGCTGCCGACCTTCCATCGCGGCGTGGCGGACCATCAATATCTGTTCGTCAACGGTCGGCCGGTGAAGGACCGGCTGCTGATCGGTAGCGTGCGCGCCGCCTATCAGGATCTGCTCGCGCGCGATCGGCATCCGGTACTGGCGCTGTTCCTCGACGTTCCGGGCGAGGAGGTCGACGTCAACGTCCACCCCGCCAAGACCGAGGTGCGCTTCCGCGAGGCGGGGCTGGTGCGCGGGCTGATCGTCGGCGGTCTGCGCGCCGCGCTCGACGCCGCCGGGCATCGCAGCGCTCAGCGCACGTCGGTGGCATCGCTCGGCGCATGGCAGATCGAGCCGCTCGCGCCGGCCTGGGCGCCGACGCGGCCGCCGGTGCAGGGGGCCGTGTGGGATCATGCGCCCGCCTTTGCGGCGCAGCCGGTCGGGCGTGCCGAGGTTGCCGAGGTGTCGGTGCCGTCGCCGGCCGAGCATCCGCTCGGCGTCGCGCGCGGGCAGGTGGCCGCGACCTACATCGTCGCGGAAGCGGCCGACGGGCTGATCCTGGTCGATCAGCATGCGGCGCACGAACGGCTGGTGCTGGAGCGGATGCGGCGCGGCATGGCCGAGGGCGGCGTCCGGGCGCAGGCATTGCTGTTGCCCGAAGTCGTCGAGATGGACGAGGCTGCCTGCGATCGGCTCGAGGCGCGCGGCCCCGAACTGTCCGAGATGGGGCTGGATCTCGAACGGTTCGGCGCCAAGGCGATGCTGGTGCGCGCCGTGCCGGCGTTGCTCGGCACCGGTGACGTCCAGCAATTGGTGATCGATCTCGCCGATGAGCTCGCCGCTTACGATGAAGCGCTCAGCCTGAGGGAGCGTCTCGACGGCATCGCCGCCACGATGGCGTGTCATGGCTCGGTCCGGGCGGGGCGGCTGCTTTCGGTCGCCGAGATGAACGCGCTGCTGCGCGAGATGGAGATCACGCCCCATTCAGGCCAGTGCAATCATGGGCGGCCCACCTGGATCAAGCTCGGCCACGGTGACATCGAGAAGTTGTTCGGCCGTCGCTAA
- a CDS encoding alkylphosphonate utilization protein, giving the protein MSDDDYVYDEDSGEWVPAAEAAANHRLAAQVEVRDAVGNVLADGDQVTLVKDLDVKGAGQTLKRGTLIKSIRLTGDAQEIDCRYDGIKGLVLRAEFVRKR; this is encoded by the coding sequence GTGTCCGACGACGATTATGTCTATGACGAGGACAGCGGCGAGTGGGTTCCGGCTGCCGAGGCGGCCGCCAATCACCGGCTTGCGGCGCAGGTTGAGGTGCGCGACGCGGTCGGCAATGTGCTGGCCGATGGCGATCAGGTCACGCTCGTCAAGGATCTCGACGTCAAGGGGGCCGGCCAGACGCTCAAGCGCGGCACGCTCATCAAGTCGATCCGGCTGACCGGGGATGCGCAGGAGATCGACTGCCGCTACGACGGCATCAAGGGCCTCGTGCTGCGCGCCGAGTTCGTCCGCAAACGATAA
- the rodA gene encoding rod shape-determining protein RodA, which produces MSNSLVPVALRRIPWGILFLVAALTGFGLAVLYSAAGGHLMPWALPQGVRFLGFLVGAIVLSRLNERQLKSLAIPAYVALVVLLVGVEALGVVGGGSRRWLDLKIIRLQPSELMKPAIVVALAAFYDHLPAAEVRRFNAIWPAALMIGLPFLLVLVQPDLGTALMIAFGGVTAMFLAGVPVRLFVGAAAAAAALTPIALARMHDYQRSRIEIFLNPESDPLGTGYHIIQSKIAIGSGGVFGKGFLNGTQSHLDYLPEGHTDFAFATMAEEWGLAGGIGIILAYAVVVGWGMRVALGAPTRFGRIAAAGLATTIFFYATINMLMVMGLAPVVGIPLPLISWGGSAMMTVLICLGLLMAIDRHRKPARL; this is translated from the coding sequence TTGAGCAACTCGCTGGTGCCGGTCGCACTCCGGCGGATCCCGTGGGGCATCCTCTTCCTGGTCGCGGCCCTTACCGGCTTCGGGCTGGCGGTGCTTTATTCGGCCGCCGGCGGTCATCTGATGCCATGGGCGTTGCCGCAGGGCGTGCGCTTCCTCGGTTTTCTCGTCGGTGCGATCGTGCTTTCGCGCCTGAACGAGCGCCAGCTCAAGTCGCTGGCGATACCGGCCTATGTGGCGCTGGTGGTGCTGCTGGTCGGCGTCGAGGCGCTGGGCGTGGTCGGCGGCGGCAGCCGGCGCTGGCTCGACCTCAAGATCATCCGCCTGCAGCCATCCGAGCTGATGAAGCCGGCGATCGTGGTGGCGCTCGCCGCTTTCTACGATCATCTGCCGGCGGCCGAAGTGCGGCGCTTCAACGCCATCTGGCCGGCGGCGCTGATGATCGGCCTGCCCTTCCTGCTCGTGCTGGTGCAGCCCGATCTCGGCACCGCATTGATGATCGCGTTCGGCGGAGTCACCGCGATGTTCCTGGCCGGCGTGCCGGTGCGGCTGTTCGTCGGCGCGGCGGCGGCGGCGGCGGCGCTGACCCCGATCGCGCTCGCGCGGATGCACGATTACCAGCGCAGCCGGATCGAGATCTTCCTCAATCCCGAAAGCGATCCGCTCGGCACCGGCTATCACATCATCCAGTCGAAGATCGCGATCGGATCGGGCGGCGTGTTCGGCAAGGGCTTCCTCAACGGCACGCAGAGCCATCTCGACTATCTCCCCGAAGGCCATACGGACTTCGCCTTTGCCACCATGGCCGAAGAATGGGGTCTCGCCGGCGGCATCGGCATCATCCTGGCCTATGCGGTGGTCGTCGGCTGGGGCATGCGCGTGGCGCTCGGCGCGCCGACGCGCTTCGGCCGCATCGCGGCGGCGGGGCTCGCGACGACGATCTTCTTCTACGCGACGATCAACATGCTGATGGTGATGGGGCTGGCGCCGGTGGTGGGCATCCCGCTGCCTCTGATCTCGTGGGGCGGATCGGCGATGATGACGGTGCTGATCTGCCTGGGGCTGCTGATGGCGATCGACCGCCACCGCAAGCCCGCACGTCTTTGA
- a CDS encoding SOS response-associated peptidase — protein MCNRARMRDEPETLFERFGARWVADRPTDNRFNWQELAPQSRAYVIRQSDRGRGVDLMRWDVLGGQAAWPMTNVRNLGLPQWRRLAENPENRCLVPLTEFCEWTPEAHDLGDGKKPVKGEMWFQVTDQPMFAVAGFWQATKDGAGFTMVTCDPNEMVAPIHPKAMITILHEASWDRWLAGSYADVVGLQQPYPAKLMTVRGPEFPTRIKA, from the coding sequence ATGTGTAACCGCGCGCGCATGAGAGACGAGCCCGAGACGCTGTTCGAGCGGTTCGGCGCGAGGTGGGTCGCTGACCGGCCGACCGACAATCGGTTCAACTGGCAGGAGCTGGCACCCCAAAGCCGCGCCTACGTCATCCGCCAGAGTGATCGCGGGCGCGGCGTCGACCTGATGCGCTGGGACGTGCTGGGCGGGCAGGCGGCGTGGCCGATGACGAACGTCCGTAACCTCGGACTGCCCCAATGGCGCCGGCTCGCCGAGAATCCCGAAAATCGCTGCCTCGTTCCGCTCACCGAGTTCTGCGAATGGACGCCCGAGGCGCACGACCTCGGCGACGGCAAGAAGCCGGTCAAAGGCGAGATGTGGTTCCAGGTGACCGACCAGCCGATGTTTGCGGTCGCGGGCTTCTGGCAGGCGACCAAGGACGGCGCCGGGTTCACGATGGTGACGTGCGACCCGAACGAGATGGTCGCGCCGATTCATCCGAAGGCGATGATCACCATCCTGCATGAAGCAAGCTGGGATCGCTGGCTTGCAGGATCTTATGCCGACGTGGTTGGGCTCCAGCAGCCGTATCCCGCGAAACTGATGACAGTGCGCGGACCGGAGTTCCCGACGCGCATCAAGGCCTGA
- a CDS encoding rod shape-determining protein MreD yields the protein MMAQIESNLLRRPSLRLWLVPLASTVAGSMMVLLPIVVTAPSLPPFGLLIALGWRLRRPELWPAWVALPLGLADDLIGGAPLGVGMALWTLAFLGIDIADHRPMWRDYWLDWWLAMLAILFVGIGGWVLTAFAAGGGALWPLLPQLGFAILLFPVVQRLCGWLDQWRLRR from the coding sequence ATGATGGCGCAGATCGAGAGCAATCTGCTCCGCCGGCCGTCGCTGCGGCTGTGGCTGGTGCCGCTCGCCTCGACCGTGGCGGGATCGATGATGGTGCTGCTGCCGATCGTCGTGACGGCACCGTCGCTGCCGCCCTTCGGCCTGCTGATCGCGCTCGGCTGGCGGCTGCGCCGACCCGAACTCTGGCCGGCATGGGTGGCGCTGCCGCTCGGCCTTGCCGACGATCTGATCGGCGGAGCGCCGCTCGGCGTCGGCATGGCGCTGTGGACGCTCGCCTTCCTCGGCATCGACATCGCCGACCATCGCCCGATGTGGCGCGATTACTGGCTCGACTGGTGGCTGGCGATGCTTGCCATCCTGTTCGTCGGCATCGGCGGCTGGGTGCTTACGGCGTTCGCGGCGGGTGGCGGCGCGCTGTGGCCGCTGCTGCCCCAGCTCGGCTTCGCCATCCTGCTGTTCCCGGTGGTGCAGCGCCTGTGCGGCTGGCTCGACCAGTGGCGGCTGCGACGATGA
- a CDS encoding rod shape-determining protein, with product MAWMRWLKFMSHDMAIDLGTANTLVYVRGRGIVLNEPSVVAIETMNGVKKVRAVGDDAKMMMGKTPEHMEAIRPLRDGVIADIDIAEQMISHFIRKVHGSRRFPRWPEIVICVPSGSTKVERRAIRDAASNAGASQVFLIEEPMAAAIGADMPVTEPIGSMVVDIGGGTTEVAVLSLRGLAYTTSVRVGGDKMDEAIASYVRRNHNLLIGEATAERIKHDFGIARMPKDGVGKSFHIKGRDLVNGVPKEIEITQGQIAEALSEPVSAIVEGVRMALENTAPELAADIVDQGIVLTGGGALLEGIDEVLRQATGLPVTVADNPLTCVALGTGRALEDPMFRGVLHTA from the coding sequence ATGGCCTGGATGCGCTGGCTTAAATTCATGTCGCACGACATGGCGATCGACCTCGGAACTGCGAACACCCTCGTCTACGTGCGCGGTCGCGGGATCGTGCTGAACGAACCGTCGGTCGTCGCGATCGAGACGATGAACGGCGTCAAGAAGGTGCGCGCCGTCGGCGACGACGCCAAGATGATGATGGGCAAGACGCCCGAGCATATGGAGGCGATCCGCCCGCTCCGCGACGGCGTGATCGCCGACATCGACATCGCCGAGCAGATGATCTCGCACTTCATCCGCAAGGTGCACGGCTCGCGCCGCTTCCCGCGCTGGCCGGAGATCGTGATCTGCGTGCCGTCGGGCTCGACCAAGGTGGAGCGCCGCGCCATCCGCGACGCCGCGTCGAACGCCGGTGCATCACAGGTCTTCCTGATCGAGGAGCCGATGGCGGCCGCGATCGGTGCCGACATGCCGGTGACCGAGCCGATCGGATCGATGGTTGTCGACATTGGCGGCGGCACGACCGAGGTGGCGGTGCTGTCGCTGCGCGGCCTCGCCTACACCACCAGCGTGCGTGTCGGCGGCGACAAGATGGACGAGGCGATCGCCTCCTACGTGCGACGCAATCACAATCTGCTGATCGGGGAAGCCACCGCCGAGCGGATCAAGCACGATTTCGGCATCGCCCGCATGCCGAAGGACGGCGTCGGCAAGAGCTTTCACATCAAGGGCCGCGATCTCGTCAACGGCGTGCCGAAGGAGATCGAGATCACGCAAGGGCAGATCGCCGAGGCGCTGTCCGAGCCGGTTTCCGCGATCGTCGAGGGCGTGCGCATGGCGCTGGAGAATACCGCGCCGGAGCTTGCCGCCGACATCGTCGATCAGGGCATCGTCCTGACCGGCGGCGGCGCGCTGCTGGAAGGGATCGACGAAGTGCTGCGGCAGGCGACCGGCCTGCCGGTCACGGTCGCGGACAATCCGCTCACCTGCGTCGCGCTCGGAACCGGGCGCGCGCTGGAGGATCCGATGTTCCGCGGCGTGCTGCACACCGCCTGA
- the ilvD gene encoding dihydroxy-acid dehydratase, with translation MPAYRSRTTTHGRNMAGARGLWRATGMKDEDFGKPIIAVCNSFTQFVPGHVHLKDLGQLVAREIEAAGGVAKEFNTIAVDDGIAMGHGGMLYSLPSRELIADSVEYMANAHCADALVCISNCDKITPGMLMAAMRLNIPAVFVSGGPMEAGKVVLKGKEVALDLVDAMVAAADESYSDEEVATIERSACPTCGSCSGMFTANSMNCLTEALGLSLPGNGSVLATHSDRERLFREAGHLIVDITKRWYEQDDASVLPRSIATFAAFENAMSLDIAMGGSTNTVLHLLAAAQEGEVDFTMADIDRLSRRVPCLCKVAPAKADVHMEDVHRAGGIMAILGELDRAGLLDVEQPTVHSSTLGEALGRWDVARTNSDEVRKFYRAAPGGVPTQVAFSQSQRWQELDVDRTKGVIRSATHAFSQDGGLAVLFGNLAPEGCIVKTAGVDESILKFTGRAQVFESQDASVAAILGNQIEAGDVVVIRYEGPKGGPGMQEMLYPTSYLKSKGMGKVCALLTDGRFSGGTSGLSIGHVSPEAAEGGLIALVEHGDMIEIDIPNRTINLVVDDATLAARRAAMEARGDKAWRPLGRKRTVSKALQAYALLASNAARGAIRVLPD, from the coding sequence ATGCCTGCCTATCGTTCCCGCACCACCACTCACGGCCGCAACATGGCCGGCGCCCGCGGCCTATGGCGCGCGACGGGAATGAAGGACGAGGATTTCGGCAAGCCGATCATCGCCGTCTGCAACAGCTTCACCCAGTTCGTGCCCGGCCATGTCCATCTGAAGGATCTGGGCCAGCTGGTCGCGCGCGAGATCGAGGCGGCGGGCGGCGTCGCCAAGGAGTTCAACACCATCGCGGTCGATGACGGCATCGCCATGGGCCATGGCGGGATGCTCTATTCGCTGCCCAGCCGCGAACTGATCGCCGACTCGGTCGAATATATGGCGAACGCGCATTGCGCCGACGCGCTCGTCTGCATCTCCAATTGCGACAAGATCACGCCCGGTATGCTGATGGCGGCGATGCGCCTCAACATCCCCGCGGTGTTCGTCTCGGGCGGCCCGATGGAGGCCGGCAAGGTCGTGCTGAAGGGCAAGGAGGTCGCGCTCGACCTGGTCGACGCGATGGTCGCCGCCGCCGACGAAAGCTATTCGGACGAGGAAGTGGCGACGATCGAACGGTCGGCCTGCCCGACCTGCGGCTCCTGCTCGGGCATGTTCACCGCCAATTCGATGAACTGCCTGACCGAGGCGCTCGGCCTGTCGCTGCCCGGCAACGGATCGGTGCTGGCGACCCATTCCGATCGCGAACGGCTGTTCCGCGAGGCGGGCCACCTGATCGTCGACATCACCAAGCGCTGGTACGAACAGGACGACGCCTCCGTCCTCCCCCGCTCGATCGCGACGTTCGCCGCGTTCGAGAATGCGATGAGCCTCGACATCGCGATGGGCGGCTCGACCAACACCGTGCTCCACCTGCTGGCGGCGGCGCAGGAAGGCGAGGTCGACTTCACCATGGCCGACATCGACCGGCTGAGCCGGCGCGTGCCGTGCCTGTGCAAGGTCGCCCCCGCCAAGGCCGACGTCCACATGGAGGACGTCCACCGGGCCGGCGGGATCATGGCGATCCTCGGCGAGCTCGACCGCGCCGGCCTGCTCGACGTCGAGCAGCCGACCGTCCATTCGTCGACGCTGGGCGAGGCGCTCGGCCGCTGGGATGTCGCGCGCACCAATTCAGACGAGGTGCGCAAATTCTATCGCGCCGCCCCCGGCGGCGTGCCGACCCAGGTCGCCTTCAGCCAGTCGCAACGCTGGCAGGAGCTGGACGTCGATCGCACGAAGGGCGTGATCCGCTCGGCGACCCACGCTTTCTCGCAGGATGGCGGGCTCGCCGTGCTGTTCGGCAACCTCGCGCCCGAAGGCTGCATCGTGAAGACCGCCGGCGTCGACGAGAGCATCCTGAAGTTCACCGGCCGCGCACAGGTGTTCGAGAGCCAGGACGCGTCGGTGGCGGCGATCCTCGGCAACCAGATCGAGGCGGGCGACGTCGTCGTGATCCGCTACGAGGGGCCGAAGGGCGGTCCGGGCATGCAGGAGATGCTCTACCCGACGAGCTACCTGAAATCGAAGGGCATGGGGAAGGTGTGCGCGTTGCTCACCGACGGCCGCTTCTCCGGCGGCACATCCGGCCTGTCGATCGGCCATGTCTCGCCCGAAGCGGCGGAGGGCGGCCTGATCGCGCTGGTCGAGCATGGCGACATGATCGAGATCGACATTCCCAATCGCACGATCAATCTCGTGGTGGACGATGCGACGCTGGCGGCGCGGCGCGCGGCGATGGAAGCGCGCGGCGACAAGGCCTGGCGCCCCCTCGGCCGCAAACGCACGGTATCGAAGGCGCTGCAGGCCTATGCTTTGCTCGCCAGCAACGCCGCGCGCGGCGCGATCCGCGTCCTGCCCGACTAA
- a CDS encoding PEPxxWA-CTERM sorting domain-containing protein, translating to MRSFFAALVACAVLPAAANAVTIDFEAAGAGAPPLFNFNAGQTVAIDGITFSGGTLLNGEFSSVDQTAVYATAPFNSPSTSGSYSNPITIDLGRAFTQVSLDLVNESAGTYSVTTNTGLSQTLTLDGNVDQIFSLAGEGITSLSVLAVETTGVGPAYDFAIDNVTAAGAVPEPAAWALMLGGFGLVGTAMRRRQRTTVRFA from the coding sequence ATGCGTTCGTTTTTTGCTGCTCTTGTTGCGTGCGCCGTCCTGCCCGCCGCCGCCAATGCTGTCACGATCGATTTCGAGGCCGCCGGCGCCGGTGCCCCGCCGCTGTTCAACTTCAACGCCGGCCAGACGGTCGCGATCGACGGGATCACCTTTTCCGGCGGAACGCTGCTGAACGGCGAGTTCAGCAGCGTCGACCAGACCGCTGTGTACGCCACCGCGCCGTTTAACAGCCCGTCGACCAGCGGAAGCTATAGCAACCCGATCACGATCGACCTCGGCCGCGCCTTCACCCAGGTGTCGCTCGATCTGGTCAACGAATCAGCCGGCACCTATTCGGTGACCACCAACACCGGCCTCAGCCAGACGCTGACGCTGGACGGCAATGTCGACCAGATATTCTCGCTCGCCGGTGAGGGCATCACCTCGCTCAGCGTGCTCGCGGTCGAGACGACCGGCGTCGGCCCCGCCTACGACTTCGCGATCGACAACGTTACCGCGGCCGGCGCGGTGCCCGAGCCGGCGGCATGGGCGCTGATGCTGGGCGGCTTCGGCTTGGTCGGCACTGCCATGCGTCGCCGTCAGCGGACGACCGTCCGCTTCGCCTGA
- the mrdA gene encoding penicillin-binding protein 2, whose amino-acid sequence MKSRVLTDQALAFSFTRRALMLGAAQLGAGGLLVGRMAWLSIAQNAKYDRLAESNRVQSQLIPPRRGWIVDRNGRPIAVNRTSFRVDLIPDRLQDPDRAIDELRQLLALSHDDVARIKEALDKAPGYQPVPVIENLDYERYAAVSVRQPDLPGVAPSSGFARSYPAGAAVGHLVGYVGPATAEQFQATRDPLLITPGFKVGKEGLEKSMEPWLRGKAGAKRTEVTAHGRLVAELTTRPEQMGHTLHLTIDAGLQEYAARRLGPNSGAVSVIDVATGGLLAFVSMPAYDPNTFSDGISPTEWAMLSGNDHLPLTNKVIQGLYPPGSTVKPMVALALLQWGVAADEIVHCSGVYRVGNAQFHCWRHSGHGPIDMRRAIQQSCDVYFYTMGRRIGIDKIAPMARDLGLGAKFDLPYAMQRYGTVPDSAWKLRRYKHPWTAADTVNAAIGQGYMLVNPLQLSVLAARIASGRALDPRLVLNRRYGPQGPSLNIPPSHLELVHLGMRDVVNTGGVGSGSASRLPLAGIEMAGKTGSAQVRRISMADRRAGRTASEALPWKYRDHGHFIGFAPVEEPRYAIAVTLEHGNHGGAAGQVARDVMTYLFAPDRAMATLATMESGWGGDIAQRMAADVARWQAGHLQTAADQAPAERSTGEPD is encoded by the coding sequence ATGAAGTCGCGCGTCCTGACCGATCAGGCGCTGGCTTTCTCCTTCACCCGGCGCGCGCTGATGCTCGGCGCGGCGCAGCTCGGCGCGGGCGGGCTGCTGGTCGGCCGCATGGCATGGTTGTCGATCGCCCAGAACGCCAAATATGATCGGCTGGCCGAGAGCAACCGCGTCCAGAGCCAGCTGATCCCGCCCCGACGCGGCTGGATCGTCGATCGCAATGGCCGGCCGATCGCGGTCAACCGCACCAGCTTTCGCGTCGATCTGATCCCCGACCGGCTGCAGGATCCCGACCGCGCGATCGACGAGCTGCGCCAGCTGCTCGCGCTGAGCCACGACGACGTCGCGCGCATCAAGGAAGCGCTCGACAAGGCGCCCGGCTACCAGCCGGTGCCGGTGATCGAGAACCTCGATTACGAGCGCTACGCCGCGGTCAGCGTGCGCCAGCCCGATCTGCCTGGCGTGGCGCCCTCCAGCGGCTTCGCGCGCAGCTACCCTGCGGGCGCCGCGGTCGGCCACCTCGTCGGCTATGTCGGGCCGGCCACCGCCGAGCAGTTTCAGGCGACGCGCGATCCATTGCTCATCACCCCCGGCTTCAAGGTCGGCAAGGAGGGGCTGGAGAAGTCGATGGAGCCGTGGCTGCGCGGCAAGGCCGGCGCCAAGCGCACCGAGGTGACCGCGCACGGACGCCTCGTCGCCGAGCTCACCACCCGGCCCGAGCAGATGGGCCACACGCTCCATTTGACGATCGACGCCGGCCTGCAGGAATATGCCGCGCGCCGGCTGGGGCCGAACAGCGGCGCGGTATCGGTGATCGACGTCGCCACCGGCGGCCTGCTCGCCTTCGTGTCGATGCCGGCCTACGATCCGAACACTTTCTCCGACGGTATCTCGCCGACCGAATGGGCTATGCTGTCGGGCAACGACCATCTGCCGCTGACGAACAAGGTGATCCAGGGGCTCTATCCGCCGGGCTCCACGGTGAAGCCGATGGTCGCGCTGGCACTGTTGCAATGGGGCGTCGCCGCCGACGAGATCGTGCACTGTTCCGGCGTCTATCGCGTCGGCAATGCGCAATTCCACTGCTGGCGGCACAGCGGCCATGGCCCGATCGATATGCGCCGTGCGATCCAGCAGAGCTGCGACGTCTATTTCTATACGATGGGCCGCCGCATCGGCATCGACAAGATCGCGCCGATGGCGCGCGATCTCGGCCTCGGCGCGAAGTTCGATTTGCCTTATGCGATGCAGCGCTACGGCACGGTGCCGGATAGCGCGTGGAAGCTGCGCCGCTACAAGCATCCCTGGACCGCGGCCGACACGGTGAACGCCGCGATCGGCCAGGGTTATATGCTGGTGAACCCGCTCCAGCTCAGCGTGCTGGCGGCGCGCATCGCCAGCGGCCGCGCGCTCGACCCGCGGCTCGTCCTCAATCGCCGCTACGGGCCGCAGGGACCGTCGCTCAACATTCCGCCGAGCCATCTGGAGCTGGTCCATCTCGGCATGCGCGACGTCGTCAACACCGGCGGCGTCGGCTCGGGCAGCGCCTCGCGCCTGCCGCTGGCCGGGATAGAGATGGCCGGCAAGACCGGCAGCGCGCAGGTGCGCCGCATCTCGATGGCCGATCGCCGCGCCGGCCGCACCGCCAGCGAAGCCCTGCCGTGGAAATATCGCGATCACGGCCACTTCATCGGCTTCGCGCCGGTGGAGGAGCCGCGCTATGCGATCGCGGTGACGCTGGAGCATGGCAATCACGGCGGCGCCGCCGGGCAGGTCGCGCGCGACGTGATGACCTATCTGTTCGCGCCCGACCGCGCGATGGCGACGCTCGCCACGATGGAATCCGGCTGGGGCGGCGACATCGCCCAGCGCATGGCGGCCGACGTCGCGCGCTGGCAGGCGGGCCATCTGCAGACCGCCGCCGACCAGGCGCCCGCCGAACGGAGCACGGGGGAGCCCGATTGA
- the mreC gene encoding rod shape-determining protein MreC has product MAPPRHRDRGFSRRLQYGLFFGYVAAALGIVVALGLVLVAKFDPLAFQGIRGFALDLTSPASILTRPISRGADDLATNIGDYVAAGSQNEMLRRQLAAAERGLVQARILAFENARLRRISHLIEQGTQPVVTARLVGSDLAGTRRYATLAAGSADGVRAGQPVRGPDGLVGRVAEAGLHASRVELLTDGGSSVPLRVVRTGAPALAEGRGAGVLDIHSTQAGAPPLVRGDLLVTSGVGGVYPPDLPVAVVTSTSGEVANGRPLADPTRLDVAMVLAEAAAPPALAPPTGRHK; this is encoded by the coding sequence ATGGCCCCGCCGCGCCATCGCGATCGTGGTTTCTCGCGCCGCCTGCAATATGGTCTGTTCTTCGGCTATGTCGCGGCGGCGCTGGGCATCGTCGTGGCGCTCGGACTCGTACTGGTCGCCAAGTTCGATCCGCTCGCCTTCCAGGGCATTCGCGGGTTCGCGCTCGACCTGACTTCCCCCGCCTCGATCCTCACGCGCCCGATCTCGCGCGGCGCCGACGATCTCGCGACCAACATCGGCGATTATGTCGCGGCGGGCAGCCAGAACGAGATGCTGCGGCGCCAGCTCGCCGCGGCCGAGCGCGGGCTCGTGCAGGCGCGGATCCTTGCGTTCGAGAATGCGCGCCTCCGCCGGATTTCCCATCTGATCGAACAAGGCACGCAGCCGGTGGTGACCGCGCGCCTCGTCGGCTCCGATCTGGCCGGCACGCGCCGCTATGCCACGCTCGCCGCCGGCTCGGCGGACGGCGTCCGCGCCGGGCAGCCGGTGCGTGGCCCCGATGGGCTGGTCGGGCGCGTGGCCGAAGCGGGGCTGCACGCATCCCGCGTCGAATTGCTGACCGACGGCGGCAGCAGCGTGCCGCTGCGCGTGGTGCGGACGGGTGCGCCGGCGCTGGCCGAGGGGCGCGGCGCGGGCGTGCTCGACATTCATTCGACCCAGGCCGGCGCGCCGCCGCTGGTGCGCGGCGACCTGCTCGTCACATCGGGTGTCGGCGGCGTCTATCCGCCCGATCTGCCGGTCGCGGTGGTGACCAGCACGAGCGGCGAGGTCGCGAACGGCCGGCCGCTCGCCGATCCGACCCGGCTCGACGTGGCGATGGTATTGGCGGAAGCGGCGGCGCCACCGGCGCTCGCGCCGCCGACGGGGCGGCACAAATGA